Proteins from a single region of Stappia sp. ES.058:
- the gltA gene encoding citrate synthase, giving the protein MTDSNAKLTIGDKSWDLKVRPGSVGPNVVDIASLYSQTGCFTYDPGFTSTASCESGITYIDGDEGTLLYRGYPIEQLAEHGDFLESCYLLLYGELPTKAQKDDFVNRVTYHTMIHEQMSRFFTGFRRDAHPMAIMVGTVGALSAFYHDSTDISDPHQRMVASLRMIAKMPTIAAMAYKYHVGQPFVYPRNDLDYAANFLHMCFAVPCEEYKVNPVLARAMDRIFILHADHEQNASTSTVRLAGSSGANPFACIAAGIACLWGPAHGGANEAALNMLAEIGSVDRIPEYIARAKDKNDPFRLMGFGHRVYKNYDPRARIMQKTTHEVLAELGMRDDPLLDVAMELERIALSDEYFVEKKLYPNIDFYSGITLRALGFPTTMFTVLFALARTVGWIAQWKEMVEDPSQKIGRPRQLYTGAAPRDYLPIPQRR; this is encoded by the coding sequence ATGACTGATTCAAATGCCAAGCTGACGATTGGCGACAAGTCGTGGGACCTGAAGGTCCGCCCGGGAAGCGTTGGCCCGAACGTTGTCGACATTGCGTCCCTGTACAGCCAGACCGGATGCTTCACCTACGACCCGGGCTTCACGTCCACAGCGTCATGTGAATCGGGCATCACCTATATCGATGGCGATGAAGGCACCCTGCTTTATCGCGGCTACCCGATCGAGCAACTGGCCGAACACGGCGATTTTCTCGAGAGCTGCTACCTTCTGCTGTACGGCGAATTGCCGACGAAGGCGCAGAAGGACGACTTCGTGAATCGCGTGACCTATCACACGATGATCCACGAGCAGATGAGCCGCTTCTTCACCGGTTTCCGCCGCGACGCCCATCCGATGGCGATCATGGTCGGCACCGTCGGCGCGCTCTCCGCCTTCTATCATGACAGCACCGACATTTCCGATCCGCACCAGCGGATGGTGGCGTCCCTGCGCATGATCGCCAAGATGCCGACGATTGCGGCAATGGCCTACAAGTACCACGTCGGCCAGCCCTTCGTGTACCCGCGCAACGACCTCGACTATGCGGCGAACTTCCTGCACATGTGCTTCGCCGTGCCTTGCGAGGAATACAAGGTGAACCCGGTGCTCGCCCGTGCGATGGACCGGATCTTCATCCTTCATGCGGACCACGAACAGAACGCCTCCACCTCGACGGTGCGTCTGGCGGGCTCCTCCGGCGCCAATCCGTTCGCCTGCATCGCAGCCGGCATTGCCTGCCTCTGGGGACCGGCGCATGGCGGTGCCAACGAGGCCGCGCTCAACATGCTGGCCGAAATCGGCTCGGTCGACCGGATCCCGGAATACATCGCCCGCGCCAAGGACAAGAACGATCCGTTCCGTCTGATGGGCTTTGGCCACCGGGTCTACAAGAACTACGACCCGCGTGCCCGCATCATGCAGAAAACGACACATGAGGTCCTGGCGGAGCTTGGTATGCGCGACGATCCGCTTCTGGACGTCGCCATGGAGCTGGAGCGCATCGCGCTCAGCGACGAGTATTTCGTCGAGAAAAAACTCTACCCGAACATCGACTTCTATTCCGGGATCACGCTGCGCGCTCTCGGCTTCCCCACCACCATGTTCACGGTGCTCTTCGCACTCGCGCGCACGGTCGGCTGGATTGCTCAGTGGAAGGAAATGGTCGAGGATCCCTCGCAGAAGATCGGACGCCCGCGTCAGCTCTACACCGGGGCGGCTCCGCGCGACTATCTGCCGATCCCGCAGCGTCGCTAA
- the lpxB gene encoding lipid-A-disaccharide synthase — MNAKQEAPLSVYLVVGEESGDQLGAGLIEALRAQSPCDIRFHGVGGERMAAQGVVSLFPIEDIAVMGLSAVLPRLPLIVKRVYQTVDDIVKRNPDVVVIIDSPDFTHNVAKRVRKRAPHIPVVDYVSPSVWAWRPGRARRMAAYVDHLLAILPFEPQVHKRLGGPPTTYVGHPLIERADRLRPAPGERSDLESDGAPVLLVLPGSRRSEISRLLADFGAAVAILKETFADLEVILPAVPHLRERIAEETAGWAVKPQVVSGEAEKLAAFRRGHAALAASGTVTLELAIAGVPMAVAYRLDWFYRRIKDLNRFLPIATVTSMVLPNIILGENVVPEFLDDGASPEALAATVAPLLQASPQRDAQVAAFRRLDDEMQLGEGRSQAGEAARIVLDVAAGR, encoded by the coding sequence ATGAATGCGAAACAGGAAGCGCCGCTGTCCGTCTATCTGGTGGTCGGGGAGGAATCGGGGGACCAACTCGGTGCCGGCCTCATTGAGGCCCTGCGGGCACAAAGCCCGTGCGATATCCGGTTTCACGGAGTTGGCGGCGAGCGCATGGCCGCACAAGGCGTTGTGTCTCTGTTTCCGATCGAGGACATCGCCGTCATGGGCCTGTCGGCGGTCCTGCCGCGCCTTCCGCTGATCGTGAAGCGCGTCTATCAGACCGTCGATGACATCGTGAAACGCAATCCGGATGTGGTCGTGATCATCGACAGTCCGGATTTTACCCACAATGTCGCGAAACGGGTGCGAAAGCGCGCGCCGCATATTCCCGTTGTCGATTACGTCTCGCCCTCGGTCTGGGCCTGGCGGCCGGGGCGGGCCCGCCGGATGGCAGCCTATGTGGACCATCTTCTGGCGATCCTCCCCTTCGAGCCGCAAGTGCACAAGCGGCTTGGAGGCCCCCCGACGACCTATGTCGGGCACCCGCTGATCGAGCGAGCAGACCGTCTCCGGCCCGCGCCCGGGGAGCGCTCCGATCTTGAAAGTGACGGGGCTCCGGTTCTGCTTGTGCTGCCGGGAAGCCGGCGAAGCGAGATCAGCCGGTTGCTTGCCGATTTCGGGGCGGCTGTGGCGATTCTGAAGGAGACGTTCGCCGACCTGGAGGTTATTCTGCCGGCGGTTCCCCATCTTCGCGAGCGCATTGCCGAGGAAACCGCCGGCTGGGCGGTAAAGCCGCAAGTCGTGAGCGGCGAGGCGGAGAAACTCGCCGCATTCCGCCGTGGACATGCCGCCCTTGCGGCATCCGGAACCGTGACACTGGAGCTGGCGATCGCCGGCGTGCCGATGGCGGTGGCCTACCGGCTCGACTGGTTCTACCGCCGGATAAAGGACCTGAACCGCTTCCTGCCGATTGCGACGGTCACATCGATGGTGTTGCCGAACATCATTCTCGGCGAGAACGTGGTGCCTGAATTTCTGGACGACGGCGCATCGCCGGAAGCGCTTGCCGCGACCGTTGCGCCGCTTTTGCAGGCCTCGCCACAGCGTGATGCGCAGGTGGCTGCGTTCCGGCGTCTTGACGATGAAATGCAGCTGGGTGAAGGCAGGAGCCAGGCGGGCGAGGCGGCGCGCATCGTACTTGACGTCGCCGCGGGTCGATGA
- a CDS encoding LpxI family protein, with protein sequence MTGGQSLSPVAVICGGGRLPVEVIAAAVESGRRVVAIAIKGEADERIAAYNPSYLGWGQIGKLASLLEREGCRDVVMIGSVTRRPELRQIVGDLGTMRRLPKIIASLAGGDDSILTKIIRFFEDEGFRIIGAHEVAPGLLARPGTIVGKDASAEVALDLNLAIEAVVALGRLDIGQAAVSVAGRVIAVEGAEGTDAMLDRCRTVRERGRVKGKGGVLVKCAKPGQDMRVDLPTIGPDTIRAAANAGLSGIGIEAGRVLIAERTQTEALARELSISLWGVEPLDGAQEPDEAAK encoded by the coding sequence ATGACAGGGGGTCAATCCTTGTCGCCGGTGGCTGTGATCTGCGGTGGCGGGCGTCTTCCTGTCGAGGTCATTGCAGCGGCGGTCGAAAGCGGTCGACGGGTCGTGGCGATTGCCATCAAGGGGGAAGCTGACGAGCGTATCGCGGCGTATAATCCCTCCTATCTGGGCTGGGGGCAGATCGGAAAGCTTGCCTCGCTGCTTGAGCGTGAGGGCTGCCGGGATGTCGTGATGATCGGCAGTGTGACCCGTCGGCCGGAGCTTCGCCAGATTGTCGGAGATCTCGGCACAATGCGGAGACTGCCGAAGATCATTGCTTCGCTCGCCGGCGGCGACGATTCCATTTTGACGAAAATCATTCGATTTTTCGAAGACGAGGGCTTCCGGATCATTGGCGCGCATGAGGTGGCGCCGGGGCTGCTCGCACGCCCCGGAACCATTGTCGGCAAGGATGCAAGTGCAGAAGTCGCTCTCGATCTGAACCTCGCGATCGAGGCCGTGGTCGCGCTGGGACGCTTGGACATTGGACAGGCGGCGGTGAGTGTCGCCGGACGCGTGATTGCGGTGGAGGGGGCTGAGGGTACCGATGCCATGCTCGATCGCTGCCGGACCGTCCGCGAACGCGGGCGTGTGAAGGGCAAGGGAGGCGTACTCGTCAAATGCGCCAAGCCCGGCCAGGACATGCGCGTCGACCTTCCGACGATCGGTCCCGATACAATTCGGGCGGCCGCGAATGCAGGCCTCTCGGGTATTGGCATAGAGGCCGGCCGGGTGCTGATCGCCGAAAGGACGCAAACGGAAGCGCTTGCCCGGGAGCTGTCGATATCGCTTTGGGGCGTCGAGCCGCTTGACGGGGCACAGGAGCCGGACGAGGCCGCGAAATGA
- the lpxA gene encoding acyl-ACP--UDP-N-acetylglucosamine O-acyltransferase translates to MTASVHASSVVEDGAQIGDDVRIGPFCHVGPDVVLGDGVELKSHAVVAGRTRIGVRSTIFPFASIGHQAQDLKYRGEAATLTIGQDCIMREGVTINPGTEGGGLETVIGDRCAFLANSHVGHDSRLGDGIILSNNVMIAGHVTVGDNVIMGGGAAVIQFTRVGDNAFVGGLAGLENDLIPFGMVMGNRARLNGLNLVGLKRHGFAREDIHALRSAFKELFEVSEGTLRQRAEKVAAVHAGRDLVLRVTDFILAEPERRFCTPKSDG, encoded by the coding sequence ATGACGGCAAGCGTACACGCGTCGTCTGTGGTCGAGGATGGCGCACAGATTGGCGATGACGTCCGTATCGGTCCCTTCTGTCATGTGGGCCCCGACGTGGTTCTGGGCGATGGCGTGGAACTCAAGTCGCATGCCGTGGTTGCCGGGCGGACCCGGATTGGCGTCCGCAGCACGATTTTTCCCTTCGCGTCCATCGGCCATCAGGCTCAGGATTTGAAGTACCGCGGCGAGGCCGCGACACTGACCATCGGTCAGGATTGCATCATGCGCGAGGGCGTTACGATCAATCCGGGAACCGAAGGCGGTGGCCTGGAGACGGTCATCGGCGACCGGTGCGCCTTTCTTGCCAATTCGCATGTCGGTCACGATTCCCGGCTTGGAGACGGCATCATCCTTTCCAACAATGTGATGATTGCCGGTCACGTAACCGTTGGCGACAATGTGATCATGGGCGGCGGTGCGGCGGTTATCCAGTTCACGCGCGTTGGCGACAATGCCTTCGTCGGCGGGCTTGCGGGTCTGGAAAACGACCTCATTCCGTTTGGGATGGTCATGGGCAACCGGGCACGCCTCAATGGTCTCAACCTTGTCGGACTGAAACGTCACGGCTTTGCGCGCGAGGATATTCACGCGCTGCGCAGTGCCTTCAAGGAGCTCTTTGAAGTCAGCGAAGGGACCCTGCGCCAGCGCGCTGAAAAGGTGGCGGCTGTGCATGCAGGGCGCGACCTGGTCCTGCGGGTTACGGATTTTATTCTCGCGGAGCCCGAGCGGCGATTCTGTACGCCGAAAAGTGACGGATAA
- the fabZ gene encoding 3-hydroxyacyl-ACP dehydratase FabZ: MSEGEKTTLDSADIMRIMELLPHRYPFLMVDRIVDMDGDNSAVGIKNVTANEPHFMGHFPGQPVMPGVLLIEGMAQTAGALCVHSRGQSGVPKLVYFMTIDKAKFRKPVLPGDQVRFEMRKIRNRTNIWKFEGIATVDGTKVAEAEISAMLVDSTSGGAI; encoded by the coding sequence ATGAGTGAAGGCGAAAAGACGACGCTGGATAGCGCTGACATCATGCGGATCATGGAGCTTTTGCCGCACCGTTATCCGTTCCTGATGGTTGACCGCATCGTCGACATGGATGGCGACAACAGTGCCGTGGGCATCAAGAACGTCACGGCAAACGAGCCGCATTTCATGGGCCATTTCCCCGGGCAACCGGTGATGCCGGGTGTGCTTCTGATTGAGGGAATGGCGCAGACCGCGGGCGCGCTTTGCGTCCATTCCCGCGGTCAGTCCGGGGTACCCAAGCTGGTCTACTTCATGACCATCGACAAGGCGAAGTTCCGCAAGCCCGTGCTTCCGGGCGATCAGGTTCGCTTCGAGATGCGCAAGATCCGTAACCGGACGAACATCTGGAAGTTCGAGGGCATTGCGACGGTCGATGGCACCAAGGTTGCGGAAGCCGAGATAAGCGCGATGCTCGTCGACAGCACGTCAGGCGGGGCTATATGA
- the lpxD gene encoding UDP-3-O-(3-hydroxymyristoyl)glucosamine N-acyltransferase — protein sequence MSDPFFFDSFDAVSVTDVASWVAGDLPGGGGDTTISGVAPLEDAAAGDLVFFDNTKYLAALEVTRAAACLVSKRHAAKIPDGVVAIVVAEPYKAWGIVLGKLFPTALRPHAMDGTGPGVSPQARIDGSATLEDGVRIEAGVSIGPDVEVGAGTHIQANAVIGVGVRIGRNSTIGANAVLQHALVGDRVIVHPGVCIGQDGFGFAMGPGGHLKVPQIGRVIIQDDVEIGANTTVDRGANRDTVIGEGTKIDNQVQIGHNVLIGRHCVIVSQVGISGSATLEDYVAIGGQSGVRGHVKIGMGAQIAAVSVVEADVPAGARYGGVPAKPVKVWFREVKTLAKLAERGLGPRDRE from the coding sequence ATGAGCGACCCCTTCTTCTTCGATTCCTTTGATGCCGTCAGCGTCACGGACGTGGCCTCCTGGGTCGCCGGCGATCTTCCTGGCGGGGGCGGGGACACGACGATATCCGGCGTTGCACCGCTTGAAGATGCCGCGGCGGGCGATCTGGTGTTCTTCGACAACACCAAGTATCTGGCGGCGCTCGAGGTGACCCGCGCGGCGGCCTGCCTGGTGTCGAAACGGCATGCGGCAAAAATTCCGGACGGGGTTGTCGCCATCGTCGTTGCCGAGCCCTACAAGGCTTGGGGTATTGTTCTGGGAAAGCTTTTCCCTACGGCATTGCGTCCGCACGCGATGGACGGCACGGGACCGGGTGTCTCGCCTCAGGCCCGGATCGATGGCAGCGCCACGCTGGAAGACGGCGTACGCATCGAGGCCGGTGTCAGCATCGGACCTGACGTCGAGGTCGGGGCGGGGACGCACATTCAGGCGAATGCCGTCATTGGCGTTGGTGTTCGCATCGGGCGCAACAGCACCATTGGAGCGAATGCCGTGCTTCAGCATGCGCTTGTGGGCGACCGTGTGATTGTTCATCCTGGCGTGTGTATCGGACAGGACGGGTTCGGGTTCGCGATGGGACCGGGCGGACACCTCAAGGTACCGCAGATCGGGCGTGTCATCATACAGGATGACGTCGAGATCGGTGCGAACACGACGGTGGATCGCGGTGCCAACCGGGATACGGTGATTGGCGAGGGGACCAAGATCGACAATCAGGTCCAGATTGGCCACAACGTGTTGATAGGTCGTCACTGTGTGATCGTGTCTCAGGTCGGGATATCGGGAAGCGCGACCTTGGAAGATTATGTTGCGATCGGTGGGCAGTCCGGCGTGCGGGGACACGTGAAAATCGGCATGGGCGCCCAGATTGCGGCTGTGAGTGTCGTGGAAGCGGACGTTCCGGCCGGAGCGCGGTATGGCGGAGTGCCGGCGAAGCCGGTCAAGGTCTGGTTCCGCGAGGTCAAGACATTGGCTAAGCTTGCGGAACGGGGTTTGGGGCCGCGCGACAGGGAGTGA
- the bamA gene encoding outer membrane protein assembly factor BamA, whose amino-acid sequence MQCLQNLTRTILVAAILSGFAPILSGSLPVVGAVEASAATVSRIVVRGNTRVEASTVESYLTIRPGRPYGPSDVDESLKTLFATGLFGDVSINRQGGSLVVTVTENPMVNRISFEGNKRLNDKTLTGVVRTEERSMLTSAKVQSDVQNILEAYRRSGRYRATVEPKVIDRTNNRVDLVFEINEGDRTGIERITFIGNSKFSDGRLRDVIRTRQSGLLSFLRTTDNFDPDRLDADQELLRQFYYRYGYADFQIVSAVADLDREENVFYVTFTVEEGEQYTYGDIDLQTSLSSVDPEELRRKIRTDAGDTYSSLEVEKTLEDLTLDVSRQGYAFAQIRPRATRDYENRTISLTYYIEEGPRVYIERINIRGNDRTREYVIRREFDLVEGDAFNRVLLDKAERRLKDLQFFKDVRITTSRGSAPDRIVINVDVEEQATGEVGFGIGYSTSDGVIGDVTISEKNFLGRGQFVSARVGVGSSTQSYEFAFTEPYFLGRRIALSLDAYRKSFDRNDYRNYDLQTTGGSIGLGLPLRDDELRLNLVYRIFDQKLTQPSSVRLSNGLQSSLGRNLTSSIGYALVWDTRDSRINPRDGFYFKFGQEFAGLGGDSRYISTTVDARAYKELLPEWGVIGILRAGGGNIMGIGRDLRASDQFQHNDNWLRGFEPQGIGPRDSITGDSLGGRWYVHANAEAEFPIYGLPKELGLSGAVFTDFGAVWDTDPAIARCVETASGCGGNVTTAGSVLSNSFSPRISAGVGVKWASPFGPLRADFAWPILKETGDRTQFFRIGGGTRF is encoded by the coding sequence ATGCAGTGTTTGCAGAACCTGACCAGAACAATCCTGGTAGCCGCCATCCTGAGCGGATTCGCGCCGATCCTGTCCGGCTCGCTCCCGGTTGTCGGTGCTGTCGAGGCCTCCGCCGCCACGGTCAGCCGTATCGTCGTGCGTGGAAACACCCGCGTCGAGGCATCCACAGTTGAGAGCTATCTGACCATCCGGCCGGGTCGTCCGTACGGACCCTCCGATGTGGATGAATCGCTGAAGACGCTGTTTGCCACCGGTCTTTTTGGAGACGTCTCGATCAACCGACAGGGCGGTTCCCTGGTGGTGACCGTCACGGAAAATCCGATGGTCAACCGGATTTCCTTCGAGGGAAACAAGCGGCTGAACGACAAGACCCTCACGGGTGTCGTGCGCACCGAAGAGCGCTCCATGCTCACCAGCGCCAAGGTTCAGTCCGACGTACAGAACATTCTCGAGGCTTATCGCCGTTCCGGTCGCTACCGCGCGACCGTCGAGCCGAAAGTCATCGACAGGACGAACAACCGCGTCGACCTCGTGTTCGAGATCAACGAGGGCGATCGCACCGGCATCGAGCGGATCACCTTTATCGGCAACTCCAAGTTCAGTGACGGCCGGCTTCGCGATGTGATCCGCACCCGGCAGAGTGGGCTCCTGAGCTTCCTGCGCACGACCGACAACTTCGATCCGGATCGTCTTGATGCGGATCAGGAGCTCCTGCGCCAGTTCTACTATCGCTACGGCTATGCCGACTTCCAGATCGTGTCGGCGGTCGCCGATCTCGACCGAGAGGAAAATGTCTTCTACGTGACCTTCACGGTGGAAGAGGGCGAGCAGTATACCTACGGCGACATTGATCTCCAAACGTCGCTGTCGAGCGTCGATCCGGAAGAGTTGCGCCGCAAGATCCGGACGGATGCGGGCGACACCTATTCCTCGCTTGAAGTCGAGAAGACGCTGGAAGACCTGACGCTTGATGTGTCGCGACAGGGCTATGCCTTCGCGCAGATCCGTCCGCGAGCGACCCGGGATTACGAGAACCGCACGATCTCGCTGACCTATTACATCGAGGAAGGCCCGCGCGTTTACATCGAGCGGATCAACATTCGCGGCAACGACCGGACGCGCGAGTATGTCATCCGTCGCGAGTTCGATCTGGTCGAGGGCGACGCCTTCAACCGCGTCCTGCTCGACAAGGCCGAGCGCCGGCTGAAGGACCTGCAGTTCTTCAAGGACGTTCGCATCACTACCTCGCGCGGCAGCGCCCCTGATCGCATCGTCATCAACGTCGATGTCGAGGAGCAGGCCACGGGTGAGGTCGGTTTCGGTATCGGCTACTCCACGTCCGACGGCGTCATCGGCGATGTCACCATCAGCGAGAAGAACTTCCTCGGCCGCGGCCAGTTCGTGAGTGCGCGTGTCGGTGTCGGTTCGTCGACGCAGTCTTACGAGTTCGCCTTTACCGAGCCGTATTTCCTCGGGCGCCGGATCGCGCTGTCGCTGGATGCCTATCGCAAGTCCTTCGACCGCAATGATTACCGCAACTATGACCTGCAGACGACTGGCGGTTCTATCGGTCTCGGCTTGCCGTTGCGCGACGACGAGCTTCGCCTGAACCTTGTCTATCGGATCTTCGACCAGAAGCTGACGCAGCCTTCTTCCGTGCGCCTTTCCAACGGCCTCCAGTCGTCCCTTGGCCGTAATCTGACGTCGTCGATCGGCTATGCGCTGGTGTGGGACACCCGCGACAGCCGGATAAACCCGCGTGACGGTTTCTACTTCAAGTTCGGCCAGGAATTTGCCGGTCTCGGGGGCGACAGCCGCTACATTTCGACGACTGTTGATGCGCGTGCCTATAAGGAACTGCTTCCGGAATGGGGCGTGATCGGTATCCTTCGCGCCGGCGGTGGGAATATCATGGGCATCGGTCGCGACCTTCGTGCCTCAGACCAGTTCCAGCACAACGACAATTGGCTGCGCGGCTTTGAGCCGCAGGGCATCGGTCCGCGCGATTCCATTACGGGCGACTCGCTCGGTGGTCGCTGGTATGTCCATGCCAATGCGGAGGCCGAGTTTCCGATCTACGGCCTGCCCAAGGAGCTTGGTCTGTCCGGTGCTGTCTTCACCGACTTTGGAGCGGTCTGGGACACGGATCCAGCGATCGCTCGTTGCGTAGAAACGGCCAGTGGTTGTGGGGGCAATGTCACAACGGCCGGGTCGGTTCTGTCGAACAGCTTCTCGCCGCGGATTTCGGCTGGTGTCGGTGTGAAATGGGCCTCGCCCTTCGGGCCGCTGCGGGCGGACTTCGCCTGGCCGATCCTGAAAGAGACCGGCGACCGCACGCAGTTCTTCCGGATCGGTGGCGGCACCCGTTTCTGA
- the rseP gene encoding RIP metalloprotease RseP codes for MELIGSLFGSVAGYILPFLFVLTIVVFFHELGHFLVARWCGVRIVAFSVGFGPELFGRYDKHGTRWKVSAVPLGGYVKFAGDENEASVPDTEALAKMSDEERSDAFQTKSVARRSAIVAAGPFANFLLSIVIFAVLFSTMGRPEISPRVDQVQEDSAAAEAGLQQGDLVVAIDGTSIETFSDLQRIVSVSADVPLNVTVERGTQTIDLVVTPNRREIRDRFGNVQRVGQLGVSRSANQEDVILRSFGPVEAVVEGGKETWFVVSRTAGYIAGIVTGRESVDQLGGPIRVAQISGQVATLGFAALLNLTAILSVSIGLLNLLPIPMLDGGHLLFYAAEALRGKPLSERTQEYGFRIGIAIVLSLMVFATWNDVLHLSSL; via the coding sequence ATGGAATTGATCGGGTCGCTGTTCGGGTCTGTTGCCGGATATATCCTGCCGTTCCTCTTCGTTTTGACGATCGTCGTCTTTTTTCATGAACTGGGCCACTTTCTCGTGGCGCGCTGGTGCGGCGTGCGGATCGTGGCGTTTTCCGTCGGTTTCGGTCCCGAACTGTTCGGCCGGTACGACAAGCACGGCACTCGCTGGAAGGTGTCGGCTGTTCCGCTTGGCGGTTATGTGAAGTTCGCCGGCGATGAGAACGAGGCGAGCGTTCCCGATACCGAAGCGCTGGCGAAGATGAGCGACGAGGAGCGGTCAGACGCTTTTCAAACCAAGAGTGTCGCCCGCCGCTCGGCAATCGTTGCGGCAGGGCCGTTTGCCAACTTCCTGCTTTCCATCGTGATTTTCGCGGTTCTGTTTTCCACGATGGGCCGCCCGGAAATCTCGCCGCGTGTCGACCAGGTGCAGGAAGACAGTGCTGCGGCCGAAGCCGGGCTTCAGCAGGGTGATCTCGTCGTGGCCATCGACGGGACCTCGATCGAGACCTTTTCCGACCTCCAGAGGATCGTCAGCGTAAGTGCGGATGTTCCGCTCAACGTGACGGTTGAGCGGGGCACGCAGACAATCGATTTGGTGGTTACCCCCAACCGGCGCGAAATTCGCGACCGTTTTGGCAATGTGCAAAGGGTCGGTCAGCTTGGCGTGAGCCGCAGCGCCAACCAGGAAGACGTGATCCTGCGCAGCTTTGGACCTGTCGAGGCCGTTGTTGAAGGCGGCAAGGAAACCTGGTTTGTCGTCTCGCGAACCGCAGGCTATATCGCGGGAATCGTGACGGGTCGCGAATCCGTCGACCAACTGGGAGGGCCGATCCGGGTGGCTCAGATCTCGGGGCAGGTCGCAACGCTCGGGTTCGCCGCCCTCCTGAATCTGACCGCGATCCTGTCAGTCAGCATCGGGCTGTTGAACCTGTTGCCGATCCCGATGCTCGACGGCGGACACTTGCTGTTTTACGCCGCAGAGGCGTTGCGCGGTAAGCCTCTCAGCGAACGAACGCAGGAATACGGATTTCGTATCGGGATTGCGATCGTACTGTCCCTGATGGTCTTCGCGACCTGGAATGACGTTTTGCATCTGAGTTCGCTTTGA
- the dxr gene encoding 1-deoxy-D-xylulose-5-phosphate reductoisomerase, protein MVENGRRQTAKTGGGSNAPLRLSVLGASGSIGASTLDLVAREPDRFDICTLTANTNAEALAAAAIMVRADHAVVADESAYECLKTALSGTGITCAAGPAAVAEAASRPVDMLVAAIVGAAGLAPTLAAVRNGTTIALANKECLVCAGDLFMSAARASGATILPVDSEHNAVFQVFEQGNLDQIECLTLTASGGPFRAYSLDEMRVASPEAALKHPNWSMGARISIDSATMMNKGFEIIEAHHLFPLRQDQIEVLVHPQSVVHGMVQYSDGSVLAQLGAPDMRTPISHCLAWPRRMRTPATRLDLAALATLTFEAPDPVRFPALRLARAAMAAGAAASAALNAADEVMVKAFLDRKLGFLGIAETIERVLARMSASGDLSEVRSIEEAMAVDSVARRVSLEEIAGMTH, encoded by the coding sequence GTGGTTGAGAACGGACGTCGGCAAACCGCGAAAACGGGTGGTGGATCGAATGCGCCGCTTCGTCTCAGCGTGCTCGGTGCCAGCGGATCGATCGGCGCCAGTACGCTGGATCTTGTCGCGCGCGAACCCGACCGGTTCGACATCTGCACGCTCACGGCGAATACCAATGCCGAGGCGCTTGCCGCCGCTGCGATCATGGTTCGCGCCGACCATGCCGTCGTGGCGGATGAAAGTGCCTATGAATGCCTGAAGACGGCTCTTTCGGGCACCGGAATTACCTGCGCGGCCGGGCCTGCGGCCGTTGCCGAGGCCGCCAGCCGTCCCGTCGACATGCTGGTCGCGGCTATCGTGGGAGCTGCCGGCCTTGCGCCGACGCTTGCAGCGGTGCGCAACGGCACCACCATTGCTCTTGCCAACAAGGAATGCCTTGTTTGCGCCGGCGACCTTTTCATGTCGGCGGCGCGCGCCTCGGGCGCGACGATTCTGCCCGTCGATTCGGAACACAACGCCGTGTTTCAGGTCTTCGAACAGGGTAATCTTGACCAGATCGAATGCCTGACCCTGACCGCATCGGGGGGGCCTTTCAGAGCCTATTCGCTTGACGAGATGCGTGTTGCATCGCCCGAAGCCGCGTTGAAGCATCCAAACTGGAGTATGGGTGCCCGTATTTCCATCGACAGCGCGACGATGATGAACAAGGGCTTCGAGATCATCGAGGCGCATCATCTTTTTCCGCTGCGTCAGGATCAGATCGAGGTTCTGGTCCATCCTCAATCCGTTGTTCATGGTATGGTGCAATATTCCGACGGGTCCGTTCTTGCACAACTCGGGGCGCCGGATATGAGAACACCGATTTCCCACTGTCTGGCATGGCCGCGCCGTATGCGTACGCCAGCGACGCGTCTTGATCTCGCCGCATTGGCGACGCTCACCTTCGAGGCGCCAGACCCCGTCCGCTTTCCAGCCCTGCGGCTTGCTCGGGCGGCAATGGCTGCCGGGGCCGCCGCGTCGGCGGCGTTGAATGCGGCCGACGAGGTGATGGTGAAGGCGTTTCTGGACCGCAAGCTCGGATTCCTCGGTATCGCAGAGACGATTGAGCGCGTTCTTGCTCGCATGTCCGCATCCGGTGATTTGAGCGAGGTGCGGTCCATAGAGGAGGCCATGGCGGTCGACTCCGTTGCCAGGCGGGTCTCGCTGGAAGAAATCGCGGGCATGACGCACTAG